The Nematostella vectensis chromosome 11, jaNemVect1.1, whole genome shotgun sequence nucleotide sequence TTTTAAGGCTTATAGCAAGCGTTTTGATGTTGACaaagaggggaagggggggggggggggggggctgtacATAATACTCAAGTGGAGTGGCGCTGAATACctaccacccccacccccccaccttggccataaataatgaacactcccttataTCGAAACCACTTGACTGACAGAAACTTTCAAAACCCGGACTGTAGATGTCCTGTTAGCTAAGACGTCAGTAGACAGTAATGTACTTTAATTACTGTGGATGGAAAAATGACGTGATTGTTTCCTGTCGCCGAGATCGTTGATGAATTTTCTCCGTCGAGATCTTGGCGACAGTCCAGTGACACAGAAACCATTTTCTTGATTTGTTGACAAGTCACGGGAGCAAAGTTCGGGTTATCAGGATTGAATTAGGCCAAAGGTaacccgaaaaaaaaacagtctaGTTAGCAGGGAATGTACCCTGGTTCcggagcctcgaacgtctctctatttagtggccagcagCGAGGTTGAGACGAGTGGCAAGCTCTCGATGGCCAGTTCgaagttatccgagttcgagttagtggTGTTTTGTCACATAATCTGAGATGATTCCACTATTACCaccaaagaaaaaagataaaaagaaacagtgagtgtgtgtgtgtgtgtgtgtggggggggggggggggggggggagaaagtTGGATCATTGTATGCCATTATATATGTATAAATTATTTTCCCAGCCCCCGTTttatagcgcggattctaatagatgcTTTTGTCTTTagacggttgaggtttccgacggacctccggaagtaaagtggtgataatgcggctttaaccaaAGGCGAACCAGGATAAGAATCAGTCCATCGTGATCCTtcgtgaaaataaaatataatttgaagttgtttcctcaatatattttattttcccgaaGGATCATGAGGGACTGATTCTTATATCCTGGTTCGCCTGTGCTTAACCCCCGCAGCCGCAGCGCATTAGCGAGTTTcccacaggaaacccgcaCTGTTACAAATCAAGTCTCATGATCTTCACGTGTTATAtgttccaaaatggcggcacgTTGTTGATAAGTCGAGTTGTGTTTTGAATTTACGTGAATCCCTCAAAATGAATGGACCAAAGGCAAGCGAGGGCACTCCACTTTTAGGAAACACCACAGACTTTAATATCAAACCAAAGAGCTTATGTAACAGGCTTTTCTGTTGTCGCAATGTTTTGGTTTTGATGCAGTTCGCCGGTTTTGTGACTGTGTACGGGATGCGGGCGAATTTGAGCGTTGCGCTAGTGGCAATGGTGAATCAGACATACGCGAATAGTGCATCTGGGACGAGGGTTTACGTGCCTGAGTGCCGTTTGGATGGCGGAAATCACACTGTTGATCATACTTTAGAGGTGAGAAACGTTAACAACGACCAAAATAAAGACAGCCACTACAAGACTTTtataatacattttctatgtAATTTAGCCCCATCTTCAAAAATACGCTGCGCACAAAGTCTTTGGATGATTTTATAGGGGTGCACTACCATATTAtgtattataaataataatttttaaatgatGAATGATTTGTTACAGGATGGGCCATTCAAATGGGACCAAGACACTCAAGGTATACAAGTTAGTAATCATCAGCATTACGATTAAATTTGTAGTTCCCCACCcctttatatatataatttataCAAAAGCAAACTTTTTGgttggttttgattgtttggtttgattgactatgcGATGCCATAATCCAACAAGAAAAGAGTCGCTGTTTCGCAGACTGAATTTTCCGGGAAAGTTCCTCTGTCGATGCAGTCTAGGTTTCACATAACCTGGAAATTATTAAATCATCAACTTTGACATGTATTCAAAGCGCCATTGTTATCTTAACTGGCAAACCTCTAAGGCCTATTTTGAAGGCCACATTAATGTCGCATAAAATTCATCTGTATaaaatgtttacaattttATACATGGTTTATTCGGCATCTGAAACCATTGTACCCGGCCGCTCAAATTAAATACGGGTCTGTGTGATAATATGCCTAGTCCAGGCGCATAATTTGGCTTAAGTCAGATAGGGTTTAGACGCTGTATTATCCATGCACCATATAGAATGCATTAGTTATAATACTGAATGCAAATGTAGCTAAACCAGCAGAATACCGCTATAAGACAGTGTTGGTTTTCAACGTGGAATTGGGTTCCAGCCCTAGCAAATATTTAATTGAATTATGAAGTCATGCGAAGAATTATCCAGTGTTTTGAAATAAAGTTTGAGCTAAAACCTTTCACCTGTGTGCTTTGAACATTGTATTTATcgttcttcttcttttttctatGTTAAATGGCCATGTACAAGAGACCTACGTCTCTATAAGCTCACAATTTTATATTCAAGCCAAAAGAACACTAATTTCGTTTTTGCCAATTTACATTCCTGCTTTTCTACTCATAAAGCATAATACTTCATGTAGCTATCAATATAGTTAGGGTTTGGGTAGGTGGTTTGAATCAGTATCTAGGACACACTATATTTGATGGCTACATGAAGTTTCAACCTGCGAAACGAGCCATATACAGCTGTCATTGTGATAGCACAGGCATTATTGTTAGCCTGCTAGAACTAAATAATATACCTATGCCTAATTCAATACAGCGTCTAAAACCACTGCTTTATTCACGTCGACTAAAATTTAGAATTTTATAGGGCATGACATTAATTCTGCCTTTAAATTAGACCTAATAAGCCAAGGctatgttattattattaactcTTTCACAGGTTTGGTCCTTGGTGCGTTTTTCTATGGATATCTTGTTACCCAACTTCCTGGAGGCTGGCTTGCTGGTCGCTATGGAGGAAAAAGTGTGTTTGGTCTAGGAGTGTTTTTTACAGCAATATTTACACTACTTACTCCTATTGCTGCTCGGACTCATGTTGCATTACTGGTAGCTGTGCGGTTAATGGCAGGATTTGGGGAGGTATGTAGTGTTTATTCTATTAAAACTTATTAACTTAATAGTATTACTGGTAGCTGTGCGTTTAATGGCATGATTTGAGAAGGTAGTGGTTATTCTATTAACTTATTAACTTAGTTGCATTACTGGTAGCTGTGCGGTTAATGGCAGGATTTGGAGAGGTAGTATTAATTTATTCTATtaacttattttctttttttattctggcACTTTATCTGCCCATTCCCTTGATGATCGATGTAGGGGATTTTTACTGATGAAGGGTTTAGATATTAcaggaaaaaaagtataattcCTTGAAGATCCTTCAACTAGAAATTATCCAATTTTTAGCAGGCTAACAAAGCTGTTCTTGAAGCACTTTCTAAGAACACTATTTCATTAAAATTGCACCTAAAATCTCTCATACCCACTATAGTTCATATTTTGTGATTACCTTTAGAACCTGTCTACATTATATTAAAATCTTACCCCTTCCATGGGCATATGATATTACCCTCCCTTCCACAGACCTGTTATTTTACCCCTTCCTCCTTTCCACAAGCATATcatcttcccctccccccacaggtATGTTATCTTACCCCTCACTcccaaaaacatattttaccCCCCCTTCCACAGGCATAGTACCCCTCTCTCGCCCAAAAAGGCATAATATGCAAAGGCATATTTTCCTACCCCTCCCATGCACAAACATATAATCTTGCCCCTCCCACAGTCATATTATCCTACCCCTCCCTTCCACAGTCATATTATCCTGCCCCCCACACACAAACATATAATCTTGCCCCTTCCTTCGACAGGGTGTGACATACCCTGCGGCCACAGTGTTGTGGAGCCGCTGGACGTCTCCTGCTGAGCGAAGTGCATACCTCGTGTTTTCTTTTACTGGTGAGTTCTTGAAACTATTGCAATGCTTGGATATATAGTAactacattttttaaaatcttaTTTGGGGGTCTTTTGATACTATTTAAGAACCAGGATAAATAGTAACtacatttttaaaaatcttatTTGGGGGTCTTTTGATACTATTAAAGAACCAGGATAAATAGTAACTACAAAAAATCTTATTTGGGGGTCTTTTTATACTATTGAAGAACCAGGATAAATGGTACTGTAACTATGTTTTTGAAAATCTTATTTAGGGGTCTTTTGATACTATTGAAGAACCATGATAAATAGTAACTCATTTTGAAAATCTTATTTGGGGGTCTTTTGATACTATTGAAGAACCATGATAAATAGTAACTCATTTTGAAAATCTTATTTGGGGGTCTTTTGGGGCAAGCTCTTATTCCCAATCCCATTCTGTGTCTCTTGTAGTTccttaaacaaaacaatgaaattGCCCCCAAAAGTTGGTAAATTTGGGCGCAGCAGTTGACAGTAAAGCAAGTATATATAAAGGGTTATTGAGTGAGTTTGCTTCTCCCTGAGAAAGCAGAACAAAGTCCTTTTAGTTATACACTAACATGAAGTATTTCGTTCTACGTTGATACCCAGGTGGTGATTTTGGAGCCATCACCTCGATGCCTGCCAGTGGATATCTCAGCTCTCTTAAGCATGTCGATGAGGGGTGGCCTCTAGCTTTCTATGTCTTTGGTAAGTCCTAGAAGTCAGGACACACTGGGCAACAGAGCTGCTGTCATGTCCAGGATTTTCAATGACTGTGGACTACATGGCGAGGCTATGAGGAATCCAGGATATTTTAGGAGCCAGATTACTTGACAAATGCTGTTCTAATTCTTTTTGTTCTTGCTTAAAAAAGGTGCTCTGGGTATGCTGTGGTTTCTTGTGTGGGTCTGTATAATCCACGAGAGTCCTGCAGAACACCCCCGCATTGCATCATGGGAGAGGGACTACATCGAAGAAGGGATTGGGGATTCTCAAGACAAAGTCGTCAAGGTACAGTATACacaaaccctttctgaaaagaaaaactttCTATCTTTGTTCGTGCTCTCGTATTTTCTTTAATCCAGTACCTTGGTCACACCATTCTCTCTTGAAACTTTTGTTGCACAggctaattaaaaaaaaaacaagcaaaacaaaCTAAAATGATTTCTCGTATTCGCGGATAAGAAACTGAAACTGAGCCAAACCGCCAACACGTAGACTAGtttaaaacaaagttttcGCAATTTTCCCAATCAAAGTTGAATTTGTCCTCGCATTTCATTTTGTGCTTTAAAGGTGATCACTTCGCGACGAGATTGTGAGATCAGAAGGAATATTTTTATCAGTTGGCCAATAGAAAAAGCTCCACGAGTTCTAATCGTACAAGCTGAATACTCTTTGGAATCCCTATCGTGAGTTCACAGAAAGATCCAAATTACAGTAGCTTTATTCTTGCACATGACCTACTTTTAtctgataaaaatataaaaaggtCGATAACAAATAGTAAACCCCTTTCTTTAATAGCTTGCACCGTCACCCATTTCATGGTCGATTTTGGGATCCTCCGGAATTCGTGTAGAGAGGAGGAGTCGTGTAAAATGATTAGATATTGAAATCTTGTGCTCATCTcttgttgttcttgttttgtTGCAGAAGGTACCTGTTCCCTGGCTGAAGATCCTGACGTCCGTACCACTTTGGGCGGTGACGGTAGAGGGATGTGCCTACAGCTGGGGCTGGTACATGTTTCTCACTGGACTTCCGTCCTTCTTCAAAGAGGTCTTGGACTTTGATATCAAGAAGGTAAGGAGTTCATTACTGGACTTCCGTCCTTCTTCAAAGAGGTCTTGGACTTTGATATCAAGAAGGTAAGGAGTTCATTACTGGTCTTCCGTCCTTCTTCAAAGAGGTCTTGGACTTTGATATCAAGAAGGTAAGGGATTCATTACTGGTCTTCCGTCCTTCTTCAAAGAGGACTTGGACTTTGATATCAAGAAGGTAAGGAGTTCATTACTGGTCTTCCGTCCTTCTTCAAAGAGGACTTGGATTCTGATATCAAGAAGGTAAGGAGTTCATTACTGGTCTTCCGTCCTTCTTCAAAGAGGTCTTGGACTTTGATATCAAGAAGGTAAGGAGTTCATAACTGGACATCCGTCCTTTTACAAAGAGGTCTTGGATTTTGACATCAAGAAGGTAAGGTGTTCACACGTACATTTACCATTGATTTTCGCGTGGACTACGCTTTAACCCGtgtaaaacttttttttttcaatagtaTTTCAATTTTCAAGCGGATTACCaagcaaataataaaaaaaaatcatgtggGATTTTCCGTATCCTTTAAACGACGATGGCCATTATCTGCCACTTATTTACAGAACGGTGCGCTGACTGCCCTGCCCTTCATCGCGACGTTGATAGTGAAGAACACAAGTGGCTATGTGTCAGATCGCCTGCAGAAGCATCCAAGTATTAGCCGAAGCGTTGTCAGGAAAGGAATGACATTCTTGTGTGAGTCGAAGAATGTGTACACCAATCTGCCTGTACatccttaaagccgcattgtcaccagttttctACCGGAGGTcctacggaaacctcaaccgttaaaagacaatagAATTTATTAGGATCcacgctatttaacaggccaacCAActttccaataaacacactgctttcacagTGTTGAatattttcgcgttttccgttttAAAAAAcctcggagattgttacgtaatcctGCGTAAGCCGGTGCTGTTTTCACCTACTCCTTAAATCCCTATGCCTATCCTTGTGCTTAACTAACCtcgcttgttttttttataatcctTAGCATTCCTCTTCGCCGCGACGCTTCTCGTCCCAGTAGGATTCCTAAATTGTAGCCAGCAGAACATTTCCGTGCTTCTTCTTACGCTCTCGTGTGGCTCCCTGGGTCTCTACGCTCCAACCGGTAGCGCTAACTCGGTAGACCTATCACCTCGATTCGCTGGCGTGACCATGGCTATCTATAACTGCTTCAGCAACATAACTGGTATTCTTGTGCCAACTGTCATCGGGCTTATGACAAATAATGAGGTACGTTGTACCGTTTTTTTAGAGATTGGCCTTTGAATTTGAAATCGGGACTTTGATATGTGAAGTGATATTGAGGGTGCctgttccctgctagcagaggcctcttttctctgtatttcgctgggctggagtttgcgaggaaaagatacctctgccatgggtcgcaagttcgtttgatcaaaccgccgtccacgaccGTGGACGGGAGATctagagcgcatgctccgttcattaattcctggccactatttgagcccacaatgactagcgcatgcataaaacgtatatccgctgcgggataataagctcgcattcgaaacggcgtcctccgtagaaatatcacgcgacgaattataaaagaagccattcaatgccttatcttcattcagaattttctctcttttgactaacgagtcaatcttccgtttacaggttttgcatattcttctggaaatagctgatctaagtttaccaaaaagttttgtaacattttcttcgagtcccactgtgcgatatttacattgaagaaactcgcctgcccagatgtcttgaaattaatcccacaaacaagacaaaactcctGTTCCGTTtgctgttcaatctttttagtgacgttttaggtgattgaaattgaacagttgttttcttttttcgaagaggagaactaaccggagtttgattcatgatttccgactaaacccatgcaaagcatattagcatattgacagctttcgcgcgatggtatgggttttggcacgtcggtcgcttattaacgttcacgcatgcgcaacaaaaacagtttcgactcatggcagaggtctcttcCTCTCGAACGCCAAcacagcgaaatacagagaaaagaggcctctgctagcagggaagggtGCCCGCTCAAAGGAAGTCCaattatgatgatgttatAGCATGGCACGAGGAGAATTTAGTGACGATGTGTGTTTGTGCTGCTGCcgatgctgctgatgatgattattttgattatgatgatgtgtTGAtattaattatgatgatgatgttgataatattgtttttatttgtttgtgctgccgctgctgctgatgatgatgattatggtgatgatggtagtggtaatgatgatgggtagtggtaatgatgatggtagtggttatgatgatggtagtggtgatgatggtagtcgTTATGATGATGgaagtggtgatgatggtagtggtggtgatgatggtagtggtaatgatgatggtagtggtgatgatgatggtagtggtaatgatgatggtagtggtgatgatgatggtagtggtgatgatggtagtcgTTATGATGATGgaagtggtgatgatggtagtggtggtgatgatggtagtggtaatgatgatggtagtggtggtgatgatggtagtggtgatgatggtagtggtgatgatgatggtagtggttaTGAGGATGgaagtggtgatgatggtagtggtgatgattattttgattatgatgatgtgtTGAtattaattatgatgatgatgttgataatattgtttttatttgtttgtgctgccgctgctgctgatgatgatgattatggtgatgatggtagtggtaatgatgatgggtagtggtaatgatgatggtagtggttatgatgatggtagtggtgatgatggtagtcgTTATGATGATGgaagtggtgatgatggtagtggtggtgatgatggtagtggtaatgatgatggtagtggtgatgatgatggtagaggtaatgatgatggtagtggtg carries:
- the LOC5505467 gene encoding sialin produces the protein MNGPKASEGTPLLGNTTDFNIKPKSLCNRLFCCRNVLVLMQFAGFVTVYGMRANLSVALVAMVNQTYANSASGTRVYVPECRLDGGNHTVDHTLEDGPFKWDQDTQGLVLGAFFYGYLVTQLPGGWLAGRYGGKSVFGLGVFFTAIFTLLTPIAARTHVALLVAVRLMAGFGEGVTYPAATVLWSRWTSPAERSAYLVFSFTGGDFGAITSMPASGYLSSLKHVDEGWPLAFYVFGALGMLWFLVWVCIIHESPAEHPRIASWERDYIEEGIGDSQDKVVKKVPVPWLKILTSVPLWAVTVEGCAYSWGWYMFLTGLPSFFKEVLDFDIKKNGALTALPFIATLIVKNTSGYVSDRLQKHPSISRSVVRKGMTFLSFLFAATLLVPVGFLNCSQQNISVLLLTLSCGSLGLYAPTGSANSVDLSPRFAGVTMAIYNCFSNITGILVPTVIGLMTNNEPTRGQWQKLFYITCGIYVVNTIIFLIFGSAEEQPWNTPYELKRDITSDVIEGQSDFSINDGAGPKELRHPLGLIDNDRAVAGSSIA